Proteins encoded by one window of Cryptomeria japonica unplaced genomic scaffold, Sugi_1.0 HiC_scaffold_30, whole genome shotgun sequence:
- the LOC131861617 gene encoding leucoanthocyanidin reductase-like — protein MASICEKSISTCKILVIGATGYIGRFVALAAVAAGHPTYALIRPITAFDAAKEKCIHELKESGVNIIYGDLNDHNSMVKAMQGIDVVISIVGGAQLTDQLKIVDAIKEIGTVKRFLPSEFGHDIDRANPVEPGLSFYKEKRLIRRAVEAANIPYTYICCNSIAGWPYFYHTHPSELPPPQDQFEIYGDGNIKAYFVTGEDIGKYTIKAVEDVRTVNKIVHFRPTNNFLTLNELAAIWEKKIGKTLPRVCISEQDLLDLAKANNIPESIVASLTHDIFINGCQYNFKMEEPKDVEVCELYPEILYTTVQDFFDGYL, from the exons ATGGCCTCCATTTGTGAGAAAAGTATTAGTACTTGTAAAATACTAGTGATTGGAGCCACTGGTTATATTGGTCGCTTTGTTGCTCTTGCAGCTGTAGCTGCAGGCCATCCTACTTATGCTCTTATAAGACCAATTACTGCCTTTGATGCTGCCAAAGAAAAGTGCATCCATGAATTGAAAGAATCTGGTGTTAACATTATCTAC GGAGATTTAAACGATCACAATTCAATGGTAAAGGCCATGCAAGGCATCGATGTTGTAATTTCTATTGTAGGCGGCGCTCAACTTACAGATCAGCTCAAGATTGTAGACGCCATCAAAGAAATTGGCACGGTTAAG AGGTTTCTTCCTTCAGAATTTGGGCATGATATAGACAGAGCCAATCCAGTGGAGCCAGGGCTAAGCTTTTACAAAGAAAAGAGACTTATTAGGAGGGCAGTAGAGGCAGCCAACATTCCATACACTTACATCTGCTGCAATTCCATTGCTGGGTGGCCTTACTTTTATCATACCCATCCCTCTGAGCTTCCTCCTCCCCAAGATCAATTTGAAATCTATGGAGATGGAAACATCAAGG CATACTTTGTGACTGGGGAAGACATTGGAAAGTACACCATAAAGGCTGTGGAGGATGTCCGGACTGTTAACAAAATTGTGCATTTCAGACCAACCAATAATTTCCTCACACTTAATGAGCTTGCAGCAATTTGggagaagaagattggaaaaacTCTTCCTCGGGTTTGTATCTCAGAACAAGATCTCTTGGACTTGGCCAAAG CCAACAATATTCCAGAGAGCATAGTGGCTTCCCTGACACATGACATCTTCATTAATGGGTGTCAATACAATTTTAAAATGGAAGAGCCCAAAGACGTGGAAGTTTGTGAACTTTATCCAGAGATTCTTTACACTACAGTCCAAGATTTCTTCGATGGCTACCTTTGA